One genomic region from Streptomyces sp. NBC_00457 encodes:
- a CDS encoding type I polyketide synthase: MSGHRIAVVGIACRYPDADSTEQLWQNVLAGRRAFRRLPDERMNLDDYYSPDPAAPDRFYTRKAAVLEGFEFDRIRYRVAGSTFRSTDMTHWLALDTAARALQDAGFPGAEGLPRSATGVVIGNTLTGEFSRANLMRLRWPYVRRTVGAALREQGWDDAALGTFLAGLETRYKSAFPPIDEDTLAGGLANTIAGRVCNHFDLHGGGFTVDGACSSSLLSVATAANALATGQLEVAIAGGVDLSIDPFEVIGFAKTGALATGEMRVYDRASNGFWPGEGCGMLVLMRDEDAVARGLRRYATLAGWGYSSDGKGGITRPEAAGHRLALRRAYDAAGYGIETVAYLEGHGTGTAVGDATELRAFSEARRAADPAAPAAAISTIKGNIGHTKAAAGVAGLIKAILAVHHEVIPPATGHLDPHPELTGERPALRVPLEPEPWPVGYPVRSGVSSMGFGGINAHVVVEHADRAPDAGLGPTVETLTRSRQDVELLLVDAENLSALRGRVAQLAELCGRLSFAELGDLAATLERELGDRPLRAAIVAGDPEEAGQRFATLLTMLDNGARSVLDVTRGVFLGTSARPPRIGFLFPGQGAGRRGDGGALRRRFADVDELYRTLPMPSSADLVATENAQPRIVTSSVAGLRVLASLGIEAVTAAGHSLGELTALHWAGAMDEAGLLRAAAARGRIMAQASDGGGAMASVVAPPEAVVPLLIGEPVVIAGYNSPRQTVVSGPADAVKRVCERAAGQGYSATGIPVSHAFHSQAVAPAATAFRDHLRGESFAPLARTVVSTVTGAVLPAETEVSALLTRQVLDPVRFTEAVRAMAEEVDLLIEVGPGRILRSLAGEIAPGVPAVSLEADSMSLSGLLHAVGIAYALGAPVRHHVLFRDRFTRPFPLDKKLRFLASPCESAPESDLPGLDLPVLAAPDAAQAPVAQVPDAPTAGDGVDTLAVLRRLAAERAELPLEAVSAQSNAIDELHLSSITVGQIVTQASRELGLTTPLATSAFATSTLAQLAEMLDELRETARAGDEHATTDITGAGPWVRAFSVDLVPAEPGPAVTAPADGDWQLFAADRHPLAPALHTALRQARLGGGVLLCLPYGCDESHVPVMLAAARGALSPGAPGRFVIVGDRRGAAGLAKTLHLEAPTVATTLVTLPLPEPMPAERVAQIVPRIVADIAATAGFSETVYDEAGTRRIPLLRPLPARHGPGGPPALGAQDVLLVTGGGKGITAECALDLARTTGTAIALMGRSAPEADQELAANLARMTAAGVSHRYVRADITSADEVKSAVDEVRRTLGPVTAILHGAGRNVPHALANLDESSFRRTLATKITGLETVLAATDPATLRLLVTFGSIIGRAGLRGEADYATANDWLTDLTYRIRDEYPNCRCLALEWSVWSGTGMGERLGVLESLMREGIRPIPPDEGVAVLRRLLADPHAPTSVVVMGRAESLPTITLEPRELPLLRFVDRPRVHYPGVELVVDADLSADDDLYLADHLLDGDLLFPAVFGMEAMAEAAAALTGRPGPPVLEDVEFLRPIVVPVDGKTTIRIAALVTEEGTVQAVIRSDETTFQADHFRATLRFDVPAPDDTAPPAAPAAVRVPLAPMEDLYGPVLFQGDRFQRLLGYRDLAAKRCVADLSNAAAKPWFGGFLPSNLVLADPGTRDALMHAIQCCVPDATLLPAAIERLHLADPARMRTLDRVTLHAAERSRDGDTYVYDLDVRDPAGALVERWEGLRLQAVRKQDGAGPWTPALLGPYLERRSATVLPTALRTAVWPDGGEATGDVAGRRGRTVRALGLALGREPSLSYRPDGRPEADGGIEVSSSHGAGVTFAVAAERVVGCDVEEAVERSAQEWTDLLGAEGFALAELVASERGEDLSIAATRIWGAQECLRKTGHVRAGLVEVSEPTADRWVVLRSGAARIATFPTTLRGLAQPVVFTMLTESKESGK, translated from the coding sequence ATGAGCGGTCACCGGATTGCCGTGGTCGGCATCGCCTGTAGATACCCCGACGCGGACTCGACCGAGCAGCTCTGGCAGAACGTCCTCGCCGGTCGGCGCGCGTTCCGCCGGCTGCCGGACGAGCGCATGAACCTCGACGACTACTACTCACCCGACCCGGCGGCGCCCGACCGTTTCTACACGCGCAAGGCCGCCGTCCTCGAGGGCTTCGAGTTCGACCGCATCCGGTACCGGGTCGCAGGCAGCACCTTCCGGTCCACGGACATGACCCACTGGCTGGCACTGGACACCGCGGCGCGCGCCCTGCAGGACGCGGGTTTCCCCGGCGCCGAAGGGCTGCCGCGGTCGGCCACCGGCGTCGTGATCGGCAACACCCTGACCGGTGAATTCAGCCGCGCCAACCTCATGCGGCTGCGCTGGCCGTACGTGCGCCGCACGGTCGGCGCCGCCCTGCGCGAGCAGGGCTGGGACGACGCCGCCCTCGGCACGTTCCTGGCCGGGCTCGAAACGCGCTACAAGAGCGCCTTCCCGCCTATCGATGAGGACACCCTGGCTGGCGGCCTCGCCAACACCATCGCGGGACGCGTCTGCAACCACTTTGACCTCCACGGCGGCGGCTTTACCGTCGACGGCGCCTGCTCCTCCTCGCTGCTCTCGGTGGCGACCGCGGCCAACGCCCTGGCGACCGGCCAGCTTGAGGTGGCCATCGCGGGCGGCGTGGACCTGAGTATCGACCCGTTCGAGGTCATCGGCTTCGCCAAGACCGGCGCCCTGGCGACCGGCGAGATGCGCGTGTACGACCGCGCCTCCAACGGGTTCTGGCCCGGCGAGGGCTGCGGCATGCTCGTGCTCATGCGCGACGAGGACGCAGTCGCGCGCGGCCTGCGCCGATACGCCACGCTCGCCGGCTGGGGCTACTCCTCCGACGGCAAGGGCGGCATCACCCGGCCCGAAGCCGCCGGACACCGGCTCGCGCTGCGGCGCGCCTACGACGCCGCCGGATACGGCATCGAGACCGTCGCCTACCTCGAGGGCCACGGCACTGGCACCGCCGTCGGCGACGCGACCGAACTGCGGGCGTTCAGCGAGGCGCGCCGCGCCGCCGACCCCGCGGCGCCGGCGGCGGCGATCAGCACCATCAAGGGGAACATCGGCCACACCAAGGCGGCTGCAGGCGTCGCCGGCCTCATCAAGGCGATCCTCGCCGTGCACCACGAGGTCATCCCGCCGGCCACCGGCCACCTCGACCCCCACCCTGAGCTGACGGGGGAGCGGCCCGCGTTGCGTGTGCCGCTCGAGCCGGAGCCGTGGCCGGTCGGCTACCCCGTCCGCTCCGGCGTCTCGTCGATGGGGTTCGGAGGCATCAACGCACACGTCGTCGTGGAGCACGCCGACCGCGCTCCCGACGCCGGGCTCGGGCCGACGGTCGAGACGCTGACGCGGTCCCGGCAGGACGTCGAGCTGCTCCTGGTCGACGCGGAGAATCTCTCGGCTCTGCGCGGTCGTGTCGCGCAGCTGGCCGAGCTGTGCGGCAGGCTCTCCTTCGCCGAACTCGGCGACCTCGCGGCCACACTCGAGCGCGAGCTGGGCGACCGTCCGCTCCGCGCCGCGATCGTGGCCGGCGATCCCGAGGAGGCAGGCCAGCGCTTCGCCACCCTGCTGACGATGCTCGACAACGGGGCCCGATCCGTCCTCGACGTCACGCGCGGCGTCTTCCTGGGCACCTCCGCGCGGCCGCCGCGGATCGGATTCCTCTTCCCCGGGCAGGGAGCAGGCCGACGCGGAGACGGCGGAGCGCTGCGGCGGCGGTTCGCCGACGTGGACGAGCTCTACCGCACCCTGCCGATGCCCTCCAGCGCCGACCTGGTCGCCACCGAGAACGCCCAGCCGAGGATCGTCACCTCGTCCGTCGCGGGCCTGCGCGTGCTGGCCAGCCTCGGCATCGAGGCCGTCACGGCCGCGGGCCACAGCCTCGGCGAGCTGACCGCACTTCACTGGGCGGGCGCGATGGACGAGGCCGGCCTGCTCCGCGCGGCTGCGGCGCGTGGCCGCATCATGGCGCAGGCGAGCGACGGCGGCGGCGCCATGGCGAGCGTCGTCGCGCCACCGGAGGCGGTCGTCCCACTTCTCATCGGCGAGCCGGTCGTGATCGCCGGTTACAACAGCCCCCGGCAGACGGTCGTCAGCGGACCGGCCGACGCCGTCAAGCGGGTCTGCGAACGCGCCGCCGGCCAGGGCTACTCGGCAACCGGGATTCCGGTCTCCCACGCGTTCCACTCACAGGCCGTCGCCCCGGCGGCCACCGCGTTCCGCGACCATCTGCGGGGCGAGTCCTTCGCACCGCTCGCCCGGACCGTGGTCTCCACGGTCACCGGCGCCGTCCTGCCGGCCGAGACCGAAGTATCCGCCCTGCTGACCCGTCAGGTTCTCGACCCGGTGCGTTTCACTGAAGCGGTCCGGGCGATGGCCGAAGAGGTCGACCTCCTCATCGAGGTCGGGCCCGGCAGGATCCTGCGAAGCCTTGCCGGAGAGATCGCACCCGGTGTGCCCGCGGTGTCGCTGGAGGCCGACAGCATGTCGCTCTCCGGACTGCTGCACGCGGTGGGCATCGCGTATGCGCTCGGCGCGCCCGTCCGCCACCATGTGCTCTTCCGCGACCGCTTCACGCGGCCGTTCCCGCTCGACAAGAAGTTGCGCTTCCTGGCCAGCCCCTGCGAATCGGCGCCGGAGAGCGATCTGCCGGGTCTCGATCTGCCAGTTCTCGCAGCACCTGACGCTGCGCAGGCTCCCGTGGCGCAGGTTCCCGACGCGCCGACAGCGGGAGACGGCGTCGACACGCTGGCCGTCCTGCGGCGACTCGCAGCTGAGCGGGCCGAGCTGCCTCTCGAGGCGGTGAGCGCGCAGAGCAACGCCATCGACGAACTCCACCTCAGCTCGATCACCGTCGGGCAGATCGTCACCCAGGCCTCCCGGGAACTCGGCCTGACGACGCCGCTGGCGACCTCGGCGTTCGCGACGTCGACGCTGGCGCAACTGGCCGAGATGCTCGATGAACTGCGCGAGACCGCGCGCGCCGGAGACGAGCACGCCACGACCGACATCACCGGCGCGGGCCCCTGGGTGCGCGCGTTCTCTGTCGATCTCGTCCCAGCCGAACCCGGGCCGGCGGTCACTGCGCCGGCCGACGGTGACTGGCAGCTGTTCGCCGCCGACAGGCACCCCCTCGCGCCGGCCCTCCACACCGCGCTGCGGCAGGCCAGGCTCGGTGGCGGGGTGCTGCTCTGCCTGCCGTACGGCTGCGACGAAAGCCACGTGCCAGTGATGCTCGCCGCCGCGCGCGGCGCCCTCTCACCCGGCGCGCCGGGACGCTTCGTCATCGTCGGCGACCGGCGGGGCGCGGCCGGTCTCGCCAAGACGCTCCACCTCGAGGCCCCCACCGTCGCCACGACCCTGGTCACCCTGCCCCTGCCGGAGCCGATGCCGGCCGAGCGTGTGGCGCAGATCGTGCCGCGCATCGTCGCCGACATCGCCGCGACCGCGGGCTTCAGCGAGACCGTGTACGACGAGGCCGGAACACGCCGCATCCCGCTGCTCCGCCCACTGCCGGCGCGGCACGGACCCGGCGGGCCGCCCGCCCTCGGCGCGCAGGACGTGCTGCTGGTGACCGGCGGCGGCAAAGGCATCACCGCCGAATGCGCGCTCGACCTGGCGCGTACCACCGGCACGGCGATCGCGCTCATGGGCCGCTCCGCCCCGGAGGCCGACCAGGAGCTCGCAGCGAACCTGGCCCGCATGACCGCCGCAGGCGTGAGTCACCGGTACGTGCGCGCCGACATCACCTCCGCGGACGAGGTCAAGTCAGCGGTCGATGAGGTCCGCCGGACGCTGGGGCCGGTGACGGCGATCCTGCACGGCGCCGGCCGCAACGTGCCACACGCGCTCGCCAACCTCGACGAGTCCTCCTTCCGGCGCACACTCGCGACGAAGATCACAGGGTTGGAAACCGTGCTCGCCGCCACGGACCCGGCCACGCTCCGGCTCCTGGTCACCTTCGGCAGCATCATCGGCCGAGCCGGACTGCGCGGTGAAGCGGACTACGCCACGGCCAACGACTGGCTCACCGACCTCACGTACCGGATCCGCGACGAGTACCCGAACTGCCGCTGCCTCGCACTGGAGTGGTCAGTCTGGTCGGGCACCGGCATGGGCGAGCGCCTCGGCGTGCTGGAGTCACTGATGCGCGAGGGCATCCGGCCGATCCCGCCCGATGAAGGCGTCGCCGTCCTCCGGCGACTGCTCGCCGACCCGCATGCGCCCACCTCGGTCGTGGTCATGGGCCGCGCCGAGAGCCTGCCCACCATCACGCTCGAGCCGCGCGAGCTGCCGCTGCTGCGCTTCGTCGACCGGCCCCGCGTGCACTATCCCGGCGTCGAGCTCGTCGTCGACGCGGACCTCTCCGCCGACGACGACCTCTACCTCGCCGACCACCTGCTCGACGGCGATCTGCTCTTCCCGGCAGTGTTCGGCATGGAGGCCATGGCCGAGGCGGCCGCTGCGCTGACCGGCCGACCCGGCCCCCCGGTGCTCGAGGATGTTGAGTTCCTCCGTCCCATCGTCGTCCCCGTCGACGGGAAAACCACGATCCGGATCGCCGCACTCGTCACCGAGGAGGGCACCGTGCAGGCGGTGATCCGCAGCGACGAGACCACCTTCCAGGCGGATCACTTCCGGGCGACCCTCCGTTTCGACGTGCCAGCACCGGACGACACGGCGCCCCCGGCGGCGCCCGCGGCGGTCCGGGTGCCGCTAGCGCCGATGGAGGATCTCTACGGCCCGGTGCTCTTCCAGGGCGACCGGTTCCAGCGGCTCCTGGGCTACCGAGACCTGGCCGCGAAGCGCTGCGTGGCCGACCTCTCCAACGCGGCGGCCAAGCCGTGGTTCGGCGGGTTCCTGCCGTCCAACCTCGTCCTCGCCGACCCGGGCACACGCGACGCGCTCATGCACGCGATCCAGTGCTGCGTGCCCGACGCGACCTTGCTGCCCGCCGCCATAGAGCGCCTCCACCTCGCCGATCCGGCCCGCATGCGCACGCTCGATCGGGTCACGCTCCACGCCGCCGAACGCTCCCGCGACGGTGACACGTACGTGTACGACCTCGACGTCCGCGACCCGGCGGGCGCGCTCGTCGAACGCTGGGAGGGACTGCGGCTCCAGGCCGTCCGCAAACAGGACGGCGCGGGACCATGGACGCCGGCGCTGCTGGGCCCGTACCTCGAGCGCCGGTCCGCAACGGTGCTGCCGACCGCGCTCCGCACGGCCGTCTGGCCGGACGGCGGCGAGGCCACCGGCGACGTGGCCGGTCGGCGCGGGAGGACCGTACGGGCGCTCGGCCTTGCGCTCGGCCGCGAGCCGTCCCTCAGCTACCGGCCGGACGGCAGGCCCGAGGCCGACGGAGGGATCGAGGTCTCCTCCTCGCACGGTGCGGGCGTGACATTCGCGGTGGCCGCGGAGCGGGTAGTCGGGTGCGACGTCGAGGAGGCCGTGGAGCGGTCGGCGCAGGAGTGGACCGACCTGCTCGGCGCGGAGGGATTCGCCCTGGCCGAACTCGTCGCCAGCGAGCGCGGCGAGGACCTGTCGATCGCCGCCACGCGCATCTGGGGCGCGCAGGAATGCCTGCGCAAGACCGGCCACGTGCGCGCCGGGTTGGTCGAGGTCTCCGAGCCGACGGCGGACCGTTGGGTCGTACTGCGCTCGGGTGCCGCCCGGATCGCGACGTTCCCCACGACGCTGCGCGGGCTCGCCCAACCTGTGGTCTTCACGATGCTGACGGAGTCGAAGGAGAGCGGTAAATGA
- a CDS encoding enediyne biosynthesis protein, producing the protein MTAVAHPSQADTAPSSATAKPVKPKPDPRYLALRNFAMSITVFNVFGYTLLGFEQPYLWPVFALLTGYATEITFELISAWAYQRRPRFLGGGVRGLYEFLLPAHITALAVNMLLYANNQILPVIFGVFVGVAGKHAFQAPINGRMRHFMNPSNFGITMVLVCFSWVSIAPPYQFTENANTFFRVMIALIIATAGTVLNTMLTRKVPLIVGWMGGFAIQAFVRHGIWDVALFSALGSMTGVAFVLFTNYMITDPGTTPMSGRAQFMFGGSVAFVYGILMELDITYTLFIALTIVCAARGLGWWGASFVQRLRSRRKPDATTVNGEVPARVPETTGAMRA; encoded by the coding sequence ATGACCGCTGTCGCGCACCCCTCTCAGGCCGACACCGCTCCGTCGAGCGCGACGGCCAAGCCCGTAAAGCCGAAGCCTGATCCGCGGTATCTCGCGCTGCGCAACTTCGCTATGTCGATCACCGTCTTCAACGTGTTCGGCTACACCCTGCTCGGCTTCGAGCAGCCCTACCTGTGGCCGGTCTTCGCCCTGCTGACGGGCTACGCGACCGAGATCACGTTCGAATTGATCAGCGCGTGGGCGTACCAGCGGCGTCCGCGGTTCCTCGGCGGGGGAGTGCGCGGTCTGTACGAGTTCCTCCTACCGGCGCACATCACCGCCCTCGCCGTCAATATGCTGCTCTACGCCAACAACCAGATCCTGCCTGTCATCTTCGGCGTGTTCGTGGGCGTCGCAGGCAAGCACGCGTTCCAGGCGCCCATCAACGGGCGGATGCGGCACTTCATGAACCCGTCCAACTTCGGCATCACGATGGTCCTGGTCTGCTTCAGCTGGGTCAGCATTGCGCCGCCGTACCAATTCACTGAGAACGCGAACACGTTCTTCCGGGTGATGATCGCGCTCATCATCGCCACGGCCGGCACCGTCCTCAACACCATGCTCACCCGCAAGGTGCCGCTGATCGTCGGCTGGATGGGCGGCTTTGCCATCCAGGCCTTCGTGCGGCACGGCATCTGGGATGTCGCGCTGTTCTCCGCACTGGGCTCGATGACGGGCGTCGCGTTCGTCCTCTTCACCAACTACATGATCACCGACCCGGGCACGACGCCGATGTCAGGGCGCGCCCAGTTCATGTTCGGCGGCTCCGTCGCGTTCGTTTACGGGATCCTGATGGAACTCGACATCACCTACACCCTCTTCATCGCGCTCACGATCGTCTGCGCCGCCCGCGGCCTCGGCTGGTGGGGTGCCTCCTTCGTCCAGCGCCTGCGGTCCAGGCGTAAGCCCGACGCCACGACGGTGAACGGGGAGGTGCCGGCTCGGGTGCCGGAGACGACGGGGGCGATGCGGGCATGA
- a CDS encoding flavin reductase family protein — translation MRRVLGRFTTGVTVVTTGGATPHGMTANSFTSVSLNPPLVLICVLREAAMHEAVLDRKSFAVSVLSTHQEDLARYFADRRRPRGIQQFAPIEWSPGRFTGSPVVAGSLAWLECSLTATYDGGDHAIFVGEVLDMGVRDEHDALLFYDGGFHALRTKEA, via the coding sequence ATGCGCCGCGTCCTCGGCCGGTTCACAACCGGCGTCACCGTCGTGACGACCGGCGGTGCCACGCCGCACGGCATGACCGCGAACTCGTTCACATCGGTGTCTCTGAACCCGCCGCTCGTGCTGATCTGCGTGCTCCGTGAGGCGGCCATGCACGAGGCCGTCCTCGATCGCAAGTCGTTCGCAGTGTCGGTGCTTTCAACGCACCAGGAGGATCTGGCGCGCTACTTCGCCGACCGCCGCCGCCCTCGCGGCATCCAACAGTTCGCCCCCATCGAATGGTCACCCGGCCGTTTCACCGGATCCCCCGTCGTGGCAGGCTCCCTCGCCTGGCTGGAGTGCTCCCTCACGGCCACTTACGACGGCGGCGATCACGCCATCTTCGTCGGCGAAGTCCTCGACATGGGCGTCCGGGACGAGCACGACGCCCTGCTGTTTTACGACGGCGGCTTCCACGCTCTGCGTACCAAGGAGGCGTGA
- a CDS encoding acyl-CoA thioesterase, which translates to MITRPYYEYRHLVGFEETNLVGNVYYVNYLSWQGRCREMFLREHAPDVLDEIRDDLKLFTLKCECEYLAEITAFDELSIRMRLEDLTQTQIGFAFDYVRLRDGLEDLVARGRQRIACMRGPNTDTRPAKVPASLRKALEPYSAAAPAPRPLVLADVVNSD; encoded by the coding sequence ATGATCACGCGACCGTACTACGAATACCGGCATCTCGTCGGGTTCGAGGAGACCAACCTCGTCGGCAACGTCTACTACGTCAACTACCTGAGCTGGCAGGGGCGGTGCCGCGAGATGTTCCTGCGCGAGCACGCGCCCGACGTGCTCGACGAGATCCGCGACGATCTCAAGCTGTTCACTCTCAAGTGCGAATGCGAGTACCTGGCGGAGATCACCGCATTCGACGAACTGTCGATCCGGATGCGCCTGGAGGACCTCACGCAGACCCAGATCGGGTTCGCCTTCGACTACGTGCGACTGCGCGACGGGCTCGAGGACCTGGTCGCGCGGGGGCGGCAGCGGATCGCGTGCATGCGCGGCCCCAACACCGACACCCGTCCGGCCAAGGTGCCCGCCTCGCTGCGCAAGGCACTGGAGCCCTACAGCGCGGCCGCTCCCGCACCCCGGCCGCTCGTGCTCGCCGACGTCGTGAACAGTGACTGA